The following proteins are co-located in the Eublepharis macularius isolate TG4126 chromosome 5, MPM_Emac_v1.0, whole genome shotgun sequence genome:
- the RBBP5 gene encoding retinoblastoma-binding protein 5 isoform X5, with amino-acid sequence MNLELLESFGQNYPEEADGTLDCISMALTCTFNRWGTLLAVGCNDGRIVIWDFLTRGIAKIISAHIHPVCSLCWSRDGHKLVSASTDNMVSQWDVLTGDCDQRFRFPSPILKVQYHPRDQNKVLVCPMKSAPVMLTLSDSKHVILPVDDDSDLNVVASFDRRGEYIYTGNAKGKILVLKTDTQDLVASFRVTTGTSNTTAIKSIEFARKGSCFLINTADRIIRVYDGREILTCGRDGEPEPMQKLQDLVNRTPWKKCCFSGDGEYIVAGSARQHALYIWEKSIGNLVKILHGTRGELLLDVAWHPVRPIIASISSGVVSIWAQNQVENWSAFAPDFKELDENVEYEERESEFDIEDEDKSEPEQTGADAAEDEEVDVTSVDPIAAFCSSDEELEDSKALLYLPIAPEVEDPEENPYGPPPDAIQTALPDEGLGSEKKRQSLSDGPQPPKKKPKTTNIELQGVPNDGEWELPSFCSHWYHLTSL; translated from the exons ATGAACCTGGAGTTGCTTG aATCCTTTGGGCAGAACTATCCAGAG GAAGCTGATGGCACACTGGACTGTATTAGTATGGCCCTCACCTGTACTTTTAACAGGTGGGGCACTCTTCTGGCAGTGGGATGTAATGATGGCCGGATTGTCATCTGGGACTTTTTGACCAGAGGCATAGCAAAAATCATAAGTGCCCATATCCACCCAGTCTGTTCATTATG TTGGAGTCGAGATGGTCACAAGTTGGTGAGCGCATCTACTGATAATATGGTATCTCAGTGGGATGTACTGACTGGAGATTGTGACCAGAGGTTTCGATTCCCTTCACCTATCCTGAAGGTCCAGTACCATCCACGAGATCA gaaCAAGGTGTTGGTATGTCCTATGAAGTCAGCCCCAGTCATGCTAACACTGTCTGATTCAAAACATGTAATTCTGCCAGTGGATGATGATTCTGATCTAAATGTGGTGGCTTCTTTTGACCGGCGAGGGGAATATATCTATACAGGGAACGCTAAAGGCAAG ATTTTGGTCTTAAAGACGGACACTCAGGATCTTGTTGCTTCTTTCAGAGTCACAACAGGCACCAGCAACACCACAGCCATTAAATCTATAGAGTTTGCTAGGAAAGGAAG TTGCTTTCTAATAAATACAGCTGATCGAATAATCAGAGTCTACGATGGTCGGGAAATCTTGACCTGTGGTAGAGATGGAGAACCAGAGCCAATGCAGAAACTGCAGGACTTAGTGAACAG GACACCTTGGAAGAAATGCTGTTTCTCTGGTGATGGGGAATATATTGTTGCAGGGTCAGCACGTCAGCATGCTTTGTACATCTGGGAGAAGAGCATTGGAAACCTAGTGAAAATCCTTCACGGCACCAGAGGGGAGCTGTTGCTGGATGTAGCA TGGCATCCTGTCCGACCTATTATCGCTTCCATTTCCAGTGGTGTTGTATCCATTTGGGCTCAAAATCAAGTG GAAAACTGGAGTGCCTTTGCACCTGATTTTAAGGAGTTGGATGAAAATGTAGAGTATGAAGAGCGGGAATCTGAGTTTGACATAGAAGATGAAGATAAGAGTGAACCAGAACAGACAG GTGCTGATGCAGCAGAGGATGAGGAAGTGGATGTAACCAGTGTAGACCCTATTGCTGCTTTCTGTAGCAG TGACGAAGAACTGGAAGACTCCAAAGCTCTGTTGTATTTGCCTATTGCTCCCGAAGTGGAAGACCCAGAAGAAAATCCCTATGGTCCTCCACCAGATGCAATCCAGACTGCCCTACCTGATGAGGGACTAGGTTCTGAAAAGAAGAGGCAGTCACTGTCTGATGGACCTCAGCCACCAAAGAAGAAGCCCAAAACAACCAATATAGAACTGCAGGGAGTACCTAATGATGGTGAGTGGGAGCTGCCATCCTTCTGCTCACACTGGTATCATCTGACATCTTTGTAG
- the RBBP5 gene encoding retinoblastoma-binding protein 5 isoform X3, with the protein MNLELLESFGQNYPEEADGTLDCISMALTCTFNRWGTLLAVGCNDGRIVIWDFLTRGIAKIISAHIHPVCSLCWSRDGHKLVSASTDNMVSQWDVLTGDCDQRFRFPSPILKVQYHPRDQNKVLVCPMKSAPVMLTLSDSKHVILPVDDDSDLNVVASFDRRGEYIYTGNAKGKILVLKTDTQDLVASFRVTTGTSNTTAIKSIEFARKGSCFLINTADRIIRVYDGREILTCGRDGEPEPMQKLQDLVNRTPWKKCCFSGDGEYIVAGSARQHALYIWEKSIGNLVKILHGTRGELLLDVAWHPVRPIIASISSGVVSIWAQNQVENWSAFAPDFKELDENVEYEERESEFDIEDEDKSEPEQTGADAAEDEEVDVTSVDPIAAFCSSDEELEDSKALLYLPIAPEVEDPEENPYGPPPDAIQTALPDEGLGSEKKRQSLSDGPQPPKKKPKTTNIELQGVPNDEVHPLLGVKGDGKSKKKQAGRPKGSKAGGGISELL; encoded by the exons ATGAACCTGGAGTTGCTTG aATCCTTTGGGCAGAACTATCCAGAG GAAGCTGATGGCACACTGGACTGTATTAGTATGGCCCTCACCTGTACTTTTAACAGGTGGGGCACTCTTCTGGCAGTGGGATGTAATGATGGCCGGATTGTCATCTGGGACTTTTTGACCAGAGGCATAGCAAAAATCATAAGTGCCCATATCCACCCAGTCTGTTCATTATG TTGGAGTCGAGATGGTCACAAGTTGGTGAGCGCATCTACTGATAATATGGTATCTCAGTGGGATGTACTGACTGGAGATTGTGACCAGAGGTTTCGATTCCCTTCACCTATCCTGAAGGTCCAGTACCATCCACGAGATCA gaaCAAGGTGTTGGTATGTCCTATGAAGTCAGCCCCAGTCATGCTAACACTGTCTGATTCAAAACATGTAATTCTGCCAGTGGATGATGATTCTGATCTAAATGTGGTGGCTTCTTTTGACCGGCGAGGGGAATATATCTATACAGGGAACGCTAAAGGCAAG ATTTTGGTCTTAAAGACGGACACTCAGGATCTTGTTGCTTCTTTCAGAGTCACAACAGGCACCAGCAACACCACAGCCATTAAATCTATAGAGTTTGCTAGGAAAGGAAG TTGCTTTCTAATAAATACAGCTGATCGAATAATCAGAGTCTACGATGGTCGGGAAATCTTGACCTGTGGTAGAGATGGAGAACCAGAGCCAATGCAGAAACTGCAGGACTTAGTGAACAG GACACCTTGGAAGAAATGCTGTTTCTCTGGTGATGGGGAATATATTGTTGCAGGGTCAGCACGTCAGCATGCTTTGTACATCTGGGAGAAGAGCATTGGAAACCTAGTGAAAATCCTTCACGGCACCAGAGGGGAGCTGTTGCTGGATGTAGCA TGGCATCCTGTCCGACCTATTATCGCTTCCATTTCCAGTGGTGTTGTATCCATTTGGGCTCAAAATCAAGTG GAAAACTGGAGTGCCTTTGCACCTGATTTTAAGGAGTTGGATGAAAATGTAGAGTATGAAGAGCGGGAATCTGAGTTTGACATAGAAGATGAAGATAAGAGTGAACCAGAACAGACAG GTGCTGATGCAGCAGAGGATGAGGAAGTGGATGTAACCAGTGTAGACCCTATTGCTGCTTTCTGTAGCAG TGACGAAGAACTGGAAGACTCCAAAGCTCTGTTGTATTTGCCTATTGCTCCCGAAGTGGAAGACCCAGAAGAAAATCCCTATGGTCCTCCACCAGATGCAATCCAGACTGCCCTACCTGATGAGGGACTAGGTTCTGAAAAGAAGAGGCAGTCACTGTCTGATGGACCTCAGCCACCAAAGAAGAAGCCCAAAACAACCAATATAGAACTGCAGGGAGTACCTAATGATG AAGTCCATCCGTTGCTGGGTGTGAAGGGAGATGGTAAATCCAAGAagaagcaagcaggcaggcctaaAGGATCAAAAG
- the RBBP5 gene encoding retinoblastoma-binding protein 5 isoform X2 encodes MNLELLESFGQNYPEEADGTLDCISMALTCTFNRWGTLLAVGCNDGRIVIWDFLTRGIAKIISAHIHPVCSLCWSRDGHKLVSASTDNMVSQWDVLTGDCDQRFRFPSPILKVQYHPRDQNKVLVCPMKSAPVMLTLSDSKHVILPVDDDSDLNVVASFDRRGEYIYTGNAKGKILVLKTDTQDLVASFRVTTGTSNTTAIKSIEFARKGSCFLINTADRIIRVYDGREILTCGRDGEPEPMQKLQDLVNRTPWKKCCFSGDGEYIVAGSARQHALYIWEKSIGNLVKILHGTRGELLLDVAWHPVRPIIASISSGVVSIWAQNQVENWSAFAPDFKELDENVEYEERESEFDIEDEDKSEPEQTGADAAEDEEVDVTSVDPIAAFCSSDEELEDSKALLYLPIAPEVEDPEENPYGPPPDAIQTALPDEGLGSEKKRQSLSDGPQPPKKKPKTTNIELQGVPNDEVHPLLGVKGDGKSKKKQAGRPKGSKGKEKDSPFKPKLYKGDRGSLPLEGAAKGKVQAELGQPLPGGGISELL; translated from the exons ATGAACCTGGAGTTGCTTG aATCCTTTGGGCAGAACTATCCAGAG GAAGCTGATGGCACACTGGACTGTATTAGTATGGCCCTCACCTGTACTTTTAACAGGTGGGGCACTCTTCTGGCAGTGGGATGTAATGATGGCCGGATTGTCATCTGGGACTTTTTGACCAGAGGCATAGCAAAAATCATAAGTGCCCATATCCACCCAGTCTGTTCATTATG TTGGAGTCGAGATGGTCACAAGTTGGTGAGCGCATCTACTGATAATATGGTATCTCAGTGGGATGTACTGACTGGAGATTGTGACCAGAGGTTTCGATTCCCTTCACCTATCCTGAAGGTCCAGTACCATCCACGAGATCA gaaCAAGGTGTTGGTATGTCCTATGAAGTCAGCCCCAGTCATGCTAACACTGTCTGATTCAAAACATGTAATTCTGCCAGTGGATGATGATTCTGATCTAAATGTGGTGGCTTCTTTTGACCGGCGAGGGGAATATATCTATACAGGGAACGCTAAAGGCAAG ATTTTGGTCTTAAAGACGGACACTCAGGATCTTGTTGCTTCTTTCAGAGTCACAACAGGCACCAGCAACACCACAGCCATTAAATCTATAGAGTTTGCTAGGAAAGGAAG TTGCTTTCTAATAAATACAGCTGATCGAATAATCAGAGTCTACGATGGTCGGGAAATCTTGACCTGTGGTAGAGATGGAGAACCAGAGCCAATGCAGAAACTGCAGGACTTAGTGAACAG GACACCTTGGAAGAAATGCTGTTTCTCTGGTGATGGGGAATATATTGTTGCAGGGTCAGCACGTCAGCATGCTTTGTACATCTGGGAGAAGAGCATTGGAAACCTAGTGAAAATCCTTCACGGCACCAGAGGGGAGCTGTTGCTGGATGTAGCA TGGCATCCTGTCCGACCTATTATCGCTTCCATTTCCAGTGGTGTTGTATCCATTTGGGCTCAAAATCAAGTG GAAAACTGGAGTGCCTTTGCACCTGATTTTAAGGAGTTGGATGAAAATGTAGAGTATGAAGAGCGGGAATCTGAGTTTGACATAGAAGATGAAGATAAGAGTGAACCAGAACAGACAG GTGCTGATGCAGCAGAGGATGAGGAAGTGGATGTAACCAGTGTAGACCCTATTGCTGCTTTCTGTAGCAG TGACGAAGAACTGGAAGACTCCAAAGCTCTGTTGTATTTGCCTATTGCTCCCGAAGTGGAAGACCCAGAAGAAAATCCCTATGGTCCTCCACCAGATGCAATCCAGACTGCCCTACCTGATGAGGGACTAGGTTCTGAAAAGAAGAGGCAGTCACTGTCTGATGGACCTCAGCCACCAAAGAAGAAGCCCAAAACAACCAATATAGAACTGCAGGGAGTACCTAATGATG AAGTCCATCCGTTGCTGGGTGTGAAGGGAGATGGTAAATCCAAGAagaagcaagcaggcaggcctaaAGGATCAAAAGGTAAAGAGAAAGATTCTCCATTTAAACCGAAACTCTACAAAGGGGACAGAGGTTCTTTACCTCTGGAAGGAGCAGCGAAGGGTAAAGTGCAGGCGGAGCTGGGACAGCCTTTGCCAG
- the RBBP5 gene encoding retinoblastoma-binding protein 5 isoform X4: MNLELLESFGQNYPEEADGTLDCISMALTCTFNRWGTLLAVGCNDGRIVIWDFLTRGIAKIISAHIHPVCSLCWSRDGHKLVSASTDNMVSQWDVLTGDCDQRFRFPSPILKVQYHPRDQNKVLVCPMKSAPVMLTLSDSKHVILPVDDDSDLNVVASFDRRGEYIYTGNAKGKILVLKTDTQDLVASFRVTTGTSNTTAIKSIEFARKGSCFLINTADRIIRVYDGREILTCGRDGEPEPMQKLQDLVNRTPWKKCCFSGDGEYIVAGSARQHALYIWEKSIGNLVKILHGTRGELLLDVAWHPVRPIIASISSGVVSIWAQNQVENWSAFAPDFKELDENVEYEERESEFDIEDEDKSEPEQTGADAAEDEEVDVTSVDPIAAFCSSDEELEDSKALLYLPIAPEVEDPEENPYGPPPDAIQTALPDEGLGSEKKRQSLSDGPQPPKKKPKTTNIELQGVPNDEVHPLLGVKGDGKSKKKQAGRPKGSKGGGISELL; this comes from the exons ATGAACCTGGAGTTGCTTG aATCCTTTGGGCAGAACTATCCAGAG GAAGCTGATGGCACACTGGACTGTATTAGTATGGCCCTCACCTGTACTTTTAACAGGTGGGGCACTCTTCTGGCAGTGGGATGTAATGATGGCCGGATTGTCATCTGGGACTTTTTGACCAGAGGCATAGCAAAAATCATAAGTGCCCATATCCACCCAGTCTGTTCATTATG TTGGAGTCGAGATGGTCACAAGTTGGTGAGCGCATCTACTGATAATATGGTATCTCAGTGGGATGTACTGACTGGAGATTGTGACCAGAGGTTTCGATTCCCTTCACCTATCCTGAAGGTCCAGTACCATCCACGAGATCA gaaCAAGGTGTTGGTATGTCCTATGAAGTCAGCCCCAGTCATGCTAACACTGTCTGATTCAAAACATGTAATTCTGCCAGTGGATGATGATTCTGATCTAAATGTGGTGGCTTCTTTTGACCGGCGAGGGGAATATATCTATACAGGGAACGCTAAAGGCAAG ATTTTGGTCTTAAAGACGGACACTCAGGATCTTGTTGCTTCTTTCAGAGTCACAACAGGCACCAGCAACACCACAGCCATTAAATCTATAGAGTTTGCTAGGAAAGGAAG TTGCTTTCTAATAAATACAGCTGATCGAATAATCAGAGTCTACGATGGTCGGGAAATCTTGACCTGTGGTAGAGATGGAGAACCAGAGCCAATGCAGAAACTGCAGGACTTAGTGAACAG GACACCTTGGAAGAAATGCTGTTTCTCTGGTGATGGGGAATATATTGTTGCAGGGTCAGCACGTCAGCATGCTTTGTACATCTGGGAGAAGAGCATTGGAAACCTAGTGAAAATCCTTCACGGCACCAGAGGGGAGCTGTTGCTGGATGTAGCA TGGCATCCTGTCCGACCTATTATCGCTTCCATTTCCAGTGGTGTTGTATCCATTTGGGCTCAAAATCAAGTG GAAAACTGGAGTGCCTTTGCACCTGATTTTAAGGAGTTGGATGAAAATGTAGAGTATGAAGAGCGGGAATCTGAGTTTGACATAGAAGATGAAGATAAGAGTGAACCAGAACAGACAG GTGCTGATGCAGCAGAGGATGAGGAAGTGGATGTAACCAGTGTAGACCCTATTGCTGCTTTCTGTAGCAG TGACGAAGAACTGGAAGACTCCAAAGCTCTGTTGTATTTGCCTATTGCTCCCGAAGTGGAAGACCCAGAAGAAAATCCCTATGGTCCTCCACCAGATGCAATCCAGACTGCCCTACCTGATGAGGGACTAGGTTCTGAAAAGAAGAGGCAGTCACTGTCTGATGGACCTCAGCCACCAAAGAAGAAGCCCAAAACAACCAATATAGAACTGCAGGGAGTACCTAATGATG AAGTCCATCCGTTGCTGGGTGTGAAGGGAGATGGTAAATCCAAGAagaagcaagcaggcaggcctaaAGGATCAAAAG
- the RBBP5 gene encoding retinoblastoma-binding protein 5 isoform X1, with the protein MNLELLESFGQNYPEEADGTLDCISMALTCTFNRWGTLLAVGCNDGRIVIWDFLTRGIAKIISAHIHPVCSLCWSRDGHKLVSASTDNMVSQWDVLTGDCDQRFRFPSPILKVQYHPRDQNKVLVCPMKSAPVMLTLSDSKHVILPVDDDSDLNVVASFDRRGEYIYTGNAKGKILVLKTDTQDLVASFRVTTGTSNTTAIKSIEFARKGSCFLINTADRIIRVYDGREILTCGRDGEPEPMQKLQDLVNRTPWKKCCFSGDGEYIVAGSARQHALYIWEKSIGNLVKILHGTRGELLLDVAWHPVRPIIASISSGVVSIWAQNQVENWSAFAPDFKELDENVEYEERESEFDIEDEDKSEPEQTGADAAEDEEVDVTSVDPIAAFCSSDEELEDSKALLYLPIAPEVEDPEENPYGPPPDAIQTALPDEGLGSEKKRQSLSDGPQPPKKKPKTTNIELQGVPNDEVHPLLGVKGDGKSKKKQAGRPKGSKGKEKDSPFKPKLYKGDRGSLPLEGAAKGKVQAELGQPLPAGGGISELL; encoded by the exons ATGAACCTGGAGTTGCTTG aATCCTTTGGGCAGAACTATCCAGAG GAAGCTGATGGCACACTGGACTGTATTAGTATGGCCCTCACCTGTACTTTTAACAGGTGGGGCACTCTTCTGGCAGTGGGATGTAATGATGGCCGGATTGTCATCTGGGACTTTTTGACCAGAGGCATAGCAAAAATCATAAGTGCCCATATCCACCCAGTCTGTTCATTATG TTGGAGTCGAGATGGTCACAAGTTGGTGAGCGCATCTACTGATAATATGGTATCTCAGTGGGATGTACTGACTGGAGATTGTGACCAGAGGTTTCGATTCCCTTCACCTATCCTGAAGGTCCAGTACCATCCACGAGATCA gaaCAAGGTGTTGGTATGTCCTATGAAGTCAGCCCCAGTCATGCTAACACTGTCTGATTCAAAACATGTAATTCTGCCAGTGGATGATGATTCTGATCTAAATGTGGTGGCTTCTTTTGACCGGCGAGGGGAATATATCTATACAGGGAACGCTAAAGGCAAG ATTTTGGTCTTAAAGACGGACACTCAGGATCTTGTTGCTTCTTTCAGAGTCACAACAGGCACCAGCAACACCACAGCCATTAAATCTATAGAGTTTGCTAGGAAAGGAAG TTGCTTTCTAATAAATACAGCTGATCGAATAATCAGAGTCTACGATGGTCGGGAAATCTTGACCTGTGGTAGAGATGGAGAACCAGAGCCAATGCAGAAACTGCAGGACTTAGTGAACAG GACACCTTGGAAGAAATGCTGTTTCTCTGGTGATGGGGAATATATTGTTGCAGGGTCAGCACGTCAGCATGCTTTGTACATCTGGGAGAAGAGCATTGGAAACCTAGTGAAAATCCTTCACGGCACCAGAGGGGAGCTGTTGCTGGATGTAGCA TGGCATCCTGTCCGACCTATTATCGCTTCCATTTCCAGTGGTGTTGTATCCATTTGGGCTCAAAATCAAGTG GAAAACTGGAGTGCCTTTGCACCTGATTTTAAGGAGTTGGATGAAAATGTAGAGTATGAAGAGCGGGAATCTGAGTTTGACATAGAAGATGAAGATAAGAGTGAACCAGAACAGACAG GTGCTGATGCAGCAGAGGATGAGGAAGTGGATGTAACCAGTGTAGACCCTATTGCTGCTTTCTGTAGCAG TGACGAAGAACTGGAAGACTCCAAAGCTCTGTTGTATTTGCCTATTGCTCCCGAAGTGGAAGACCCAGAAGAAAATCCCTATGGTCCTCCACCAGATGCAATCCAGACTGCCCTACCTGATGAGGGACTAGGTTCTGAAAAGAAGAGGCAGTCACTGTCTGATGGACCTCAGCCACCAAAGAAGAAGCCCAAAACAACCAATATAGAACTGCAGGGAGTACCTAATGATG AAGTCCATCCGTTGCTGGGTGTGAAGGGAGATGGTAAATCCAAGAagaagcaagcaggcaggcctaaAGGATCAAAAGGTAAAGAGAAAGATTCTCCATTTAAACCGAAACTCTACAAAGGGGACAGAGGTTCTTTACCTCTGGAAGGAGCAGCGAAGGGTAAAGTGCAGGCGGAGCTGGGACAGCCTTTGCCAG